A window of Saimiri boliviensis isolate mSaiBol1 chromosome 1, mSaiBol1.pri, whole genome shotgun sequence genomic DNA:
CAGAAGTGTCAGACACTCCTCGTCAACCGTAAATTCTTCCTCATACTCTCTTTCCAAGCACAGATATAACTGGAGTTTCTGCTGTAATAACTGTTCAGTTAGCCagatttgttttttcctgttattCTAATAAGACAATAACAATAGCACTTGTTATTAATAATGATGACTTACACTGAAAACTTATAGCTAATAAATACGACTACTTCTTAGAGCTAGCAACACTAAAATAGTAAGGCACCATGCCACTCAACCTTCACATAAATTCTTCACTTTCAGTACATACCCCTTGGTATTTTGTATCCAGTGTCTCCTGGTTTTCTGAGATTCCTTAGGATATGATCTGAATGGATGTTTATCAACATGCCCATTAACCACAAGCCaaaacctaaaggaaaaaaaattacaagatgaTTATGGCTAATAAACCATAAAATTTCACTATGAGCCCCAGCCTGGCTGAACAGTATTACTGTAACCCTTCATATTACCATTGGTAGTGCAACATATTGGCCATAACTGGTAGTAAAAACCACTAAACACTATTGTCTGGTAAGCTAAGGAGGGCTttttcaaataatacaaataaattatctaGTGTATTCAGAATACTTGGACCTGATCATCACAATCTGATTTCAGGATGACAGATATGGATAGAAATCTGACTTGGGCACAAGTCTCCTTTCCAGGGAGCATCAGGGAGCCAGCCCGGCAGATAGGCTCACCCTACTTATTTCTCACCATCTGTGCGCGGCAATGCTACCGTCTCTACCACATGCAGCAGGAGGGGAGAGGCACTCGGGCTGCTCTGTCGCCATGGGTTGCATGCTGCCTCTTGAGGGGTGGCAGCTCCCAGGAGCTGACCTCTGGTCTTCTTCTCTTACTTACAACCTCATTTGAACAAATTAATGCATATCCATGCTTCGCCCACAGCAGAACTCCTGCAGGCTCATCAATCAGCATTCCTCGGTCAGCTCTTCCTCCTCTGTTCCCAACAAGTCTCCCATGCTGGCTGCATGATTCTCCCCAGAATCCTGTGGTTTCCCCAGTTTTCTCTCCTATTCTTACAAATCTTTGGGAATTTTTTATCACTTAAAGGAGAGTTCTTAATATCACATCAATTAATTCCATCAAGAAAAGGCAAAATGCCAAAagtgttttataaaagaaatactgATAAAAAGAGGTTAACTTGATAGTTCTGAGATACTTTTTGAAAACTGTGAAAGGCAGATGCTGCTTAATGGTGGCAttcaatttaatattaaataaatgtacacCTGgggtatcattattattttattcatcacATCAGACATTGAATACTTTTTCAAAGTTAGAACAAGGATATAGAATACCTGGTGTATAGCAAGCGTTCCACGATTTCTTCCTTCTGATTTTGCCACTGTAAGCAgctttttaagaacattttttctCAGCAGTTCATACCAAATTTTATAATAGGTTTTATAAGCCATTTATTGGATCCATACATTTATAGATGATTTGCTACCTTTTTTGGTATTAGTATTTCACCCCTAGGTAATTTGGCTTCCAATATGAGGTTCTAGAAAGAAAGCATGCTGTCTAAATAGCATGGCTACTTTATGTTTCTTCTAGGAGACAAGCTCCCTTTATTGCTTAGATTGGAAGAAAACTAGTACTTGTGTTCACCTAAggtaaatatttaattctatttataaGAATCTTAAAATccgactgggtgcagtggctcacacctataatcccagcactttgagaggtcaagttGGGTGGCTCACTtcaggccaggggttcaagagtagcctggccaacatggtgaaaccccgtctctactgaaaatacaaaacttagccaggtgtggtggcacatgcctgtaatcacagctacttgggaagctaaggcacgagaattgcttgaacctgggaagtgcaggttgcagtgagccaagattgtgccactgtactccagcctgggtgactgggtgacagagtgagactctgtcttaaaaaaaaaaaaaaagaatctttctataaaatattttagattaccCACTTTTGCTGTTATGGAAAACCTTTTGTTAGAAatatgctgggcgcggtggctcatgactgtaatcccagaacttttggaggctgaggtgagtgaattacctgaggtcaggagtctgagaccagcctggccaacatggtaaaacaccatctctactaaaaaaaatacaaaaattagctaggcatagtggcatgcacctatagtccagctactcaggaggctgaggcatgagaacctcttgaacccaggaagtggaggttgaagtgagctgagattacgctactgcactctagcctgggcaacagagtaagactccatctccaaaaaaaaaaaaaaaaaagaaagaaaaagaaaaagaaacttattattatttgcttagtTCTTCATGGTAACTACAGTAGGCATACTTACTTATTGATGTAATTTCATGTATGCTTcctcacaaaaataataaactctaGGCAATAAATGTAACACACAAAAGGTAACCTAGATTTTCTCCCAATTGgcaaattttttccttttcaaatcctTCTGCTGAATTGTAGAGAAGTCAAGAAGTCTGTATACAATTTATTGGTGTCTGGAATCTCAACCAGCTTCACAGTCACCTCTATGTGATGCGACCCATCTGCAGAACTACTTTAAATAGGATTTAAATCCACAGATcaaaaggatttttttgttgttgtggttcaTCATAGAAGTGAGTCCCATGAGACtctcagtaaacatttaaaatctgtatctttaaaaagacaaaagaaagaaattcctctTCCTCTTATTCCTGTTGCCACCTGTGGACACGCAGCTTGGTGAGGCGGTGGAAATCACCGCTCTGCTATTCACTGTATCTAGATGTCTCGGGCCAGCTGTGTAACTCTTCTGACCTTTCATGTCTTATCTGAAAAGGGCATCCTTTCTGTCTCAGAGAACATGGGGAGGCATAAATCGTGTGTTCTGCACAGGAACTCAAAAGCCTGTTCCTTCTCTTGACAGGTGgggcagaagaaaatgaagtagTCAAAAACCAGTAAATGAAGAATATATTTGTGGTTACTGTACAACAATTTAGTCCAGCATTTCATGGAGGCACAGATTTCTGGGGCTAGAAAAGGATCTTAAAACACCTCTCAGCCAACCTTCCTTTCGTAGAGGAGGGACAGATGTCTCATTGTAACAATCCTCAGGTATGAAGAAACCCTGGAATAAGATTctaattcaccaaaaaaaaaaaaaaaaaaaaaaaaaaaaagactgagaaatgtTGAAGGGGATCTCTCAGCCACAAGTACTATCCAAGTGTTAGTTTATTTCTGTGATTATAAATTAATACACATGAAGAAAGCAAAATGCTATGTAAGGTCACTTTATGTAGCTTAAGGTGAAACACTGCAGGGTAGTTTGCAAGTTTCATGGACTGACTTCAGAGTTTTAGCATGCTACCGTGGGGGTAAGCTACGCCTTAGTATGGTTTAATATCTAAAAGCTAGAATAGACCAAATAAATATACTGAAGAACCTTTGATTTTTGCAGAGCTAGCTGAGATTTTATTtcggacaaaagaaaaaaaagcaattgaattATTTTGTAGCTGGAGGCATGGGCAAAGGGTGTCCCCAGGCAGTAAACTCCCTGCATGTGGGCTGAGAGCTTAGGCTGAGCTTCAGGTGGGTCTCCCTTTCGTGCTTCCCTGCTCAGCGGCCACaggaggggcaggctgggaggggcttCTGCAGCTGTCCGCTTGGGCAGGACATCAGAGAACTCGGACACCAGCTTCCCAGCACAGGTCTCAATCTTCTTCATAACCACGGCCCTGGTAGAGCTGGTGTGGCTGAAGGAGCTGGAGCCCACACCAGAGCCAAAGCTGGGGCCCAGGCCACACCTACGGCTGGGGTTGTGAGGCCCCCATAAAAACCACCTGTCTAGCTGCTGGTGGTCTTCATATGGATACTCATGTTCTGCATCCCAGACTCCAGCCGGCTCTCCTCGCCTTCCAGCAGCTTCCTATAGGTGGTGATCTCGATGTCCTGGGCCAGCTTGACATTCATCGGCTTCTGGTACTCACGCAGCTGCTGCACCATGCCCTGCCTGGCCCGCTGTAGGGCGGCCTCCAGCTCGGACAGCCTGGCATTGGCATCCTTACCGGCCAGCTCCCCAAGCTGCTCAGCATCTGTGACGGCAGCCTCCAGGGAAGCCCTCTGGCCTTTGAGGCCCTCAGTCTCAGCCTGGAGCCAGCCGATGTTCCAGCTCCTCTCAGAGATCTCAGTCTTTGTATGCCGCAGGTCATCCTGTGCTTCCCAGCCAGCGTCTTGGTCTGGTACAtgctctcagcctcagcccagctgCGGTTGGTGATCTCCTCATACTGCATCTTGACCTCAGCAATGATGCTGTCCATGTCCAGGGAGCAGCTGTTGTCCATGGACAGCACCACAGACGTGTCTGAGATCTGGGACTGCAGCTCCCAGATTTCCTCTTCCTACAGCTGCCTGAGGAAGTCGATCTGTCAGTCAGCCCTTCCAGGTGAGACTCCAGCTCTACCGTGTTCATGTCACCTCCATCCACATCCTTCATGATGAggacaaattcattctccatctctgtaGCTTGTTGATCTCATCCTCATACTTGTTCTTGAAGTCCTCCGCCAGCCCCTGCATGTTGCCAAGCTCTGCCTGTagcttcagcttctcctggcCCAGAGTTTCCAGCTGCCACCTAAGGTTGTTGATGTAGTTCTCGAACGGGCTGTCCATGTTGCTCTGAGCCATCTTCTGCTGCTGCAGGAGGCTCCACGTGGTCTCCAGCATCTTGTTCTGCTGCTCCAGGGACCTTCCCTTGTCGAAGGAGGAGGCAAACTTGTCATTAAGGGTCTtgatctgctccttctcctgggtgCACAAGGCCTGGATGCTGGCGTACACCTCCAAGTTAATGGGGTTCAGCAGGCTCTGGTTGACCATGACGGTGGTGATGCCTCCATGCTGCTGGCcctaccacagcctccacccAGGCTAGCCTGGAAGCTGCTGCTGCCCACTCGAGAGAAGCTTGAGGAGCTGAGGCGGACACGGGGTTCACTCACACAGGAGCAGCTGCTGAAGGCCCAGGGCCAGCGGTGGGCACCCTGGAGGACTTCTGAGTCACCCTGATGGACATGGTGGAGGCAGGAGTCAGAAGTGAAGGCAGGAGGGCTGAACCAGGTAGAGATTCCAGAAGGAGGAGAGAAGCTGCTTCTTGGAAAGAATCTTTCTTATATATAAGattcctgagctttttttttttttttttttttttttttttttgacacagagtctcactctgtcacctaggctggaacgCAGCAgcagaatcatggctcactgcagccttgacctcctggcctcaggtgatcctcccaccttagtgtCTGTGAgtaagctgggaccacaggtgtgtgtcaccatgcccagctaaatttttgtgtttttttttagagatggaggttcaccatgttgcccaggctggtcttgaactcctggactcaagtgatctgtccacctcagcctcccaaagtgctaggatacagtgtaagccactgcacccagccagattataaatttttaatgctCTTGCAGATATCTTTTatggctgttttattttcattttgctcagGTCTTATAAAGGTCTAATTAGAGGTTGAAAAGGTACATGAATTCACATTAactgacacaaataaaaaaattcaacaacTTCGTAAACGTAAAAGTGATTCAGGTTCACAGAATCACAAAAGCTGCCTTGTAGGAAGATAACCCAGTCTGTTTTTTTCTCACATCACAGAAGAGACCACAGGAGTTTGGGGCCCATCTTAGATAGGGTGGTCAATGAGTGCTAAAATCGTCTCAACCTTTAGTCCCTGCTCATTCTGCCACAGCATGCTGCTATTTTCGGGTTCTCAGTCTGACCAGGCACCTGTGCTTCAGCCCAGCACCTGTGTCACCTCCCTGTCCCCAGCTGTGCTGAGACAGCCTGGCTCTCCCATGGGGATCCTGGGGTCCTGCTGCTCTCTCTGCTGTGAGTCTTTGTTCTCACAGGAACCTTGGACTTTGTCAAGAAAAACCACTGGGACAGCAACATAAAAGCAGTGACGTGAATGAGATGGAGTTGACTGCTGTGGACACTCACCCATTAGAAACCGGGGATCCCTCATCCAGTCATCAGCATACACCGCACAATGGCTTAAGTATCTGCTTTGCAAATAGCCATTACTGGTACAGAACATGATTGCCAATATACATGGAAACAGTGGCATAGGCGTTCCTTCTCGAATCAGAAATGGGTAAATTAAGGACCTGAGGAAACAAGAAACAGGTACacgtttttgaaaaattaaagatcATCATTTTTGTAATCCTATCTTAAATGATTTGAGTTTTAAATCTCACTTTCTTGTACAAATGTCATCCTCAGTAACATTCATACTGATTTATTATATTTAAGCTGAAAGtggattttgattttaattttatttttttgagagaggttcttgctgtgttgcccaggctgcagtgcagtggcgtgatcatggctcactgcagccttgagctccagggcttaagtgatcctcctatcccagccccagagtagctgggactacaagcatgtgccactatatttactattattattacttttcttttgtagACACGAGCTCTcactttgttgtctaggctggtctcaaacttttgccTCAAGTGAActtcctgccttgtcctcccaaaatgttgggattacaggtgttagccactgtctCCAgccaaaatgcagatttttaaataaagcactACCACATTTCAACCATGTTCACCACAGTGCACAAACTCCAGATTCTACTTACATACAACATAAAACAGAATACACTGAATTAGGAAAACTAGGGTCTTCAAGAAGGTCTCAAAATTTCCACTATCCTAAAACCATTAACCAGTCCTAGGCTGGGCAATAAGATTTGGAACACCCCATCACGTCATCCATCACCATTGCAACGGCTCCATTCCCTGAGCATTTTCACCTGCAAaccactcccagcctccagctAACCAGGCGGGAGGCACTCTTATCCACATTTGACAGAGGATGAAATGACACACAGTGGTTAAGTAAACTGCTCAAGACCACGGGCTACTGAGTGGCTGAGTTTAAATGTAAATTGGGGCAATTCAAAGATCATGTTCTGTTGTACCACACAGGCTTAGGTGCACTTTACTGAAGGTTTAATGAGACAAAATAAAAGgacaagaaattagaaaattataaagagaatGCAAAATGTTATTCTGTGTTcgaattttctctttaatatcaATGTACAGTACATTAAAGGAGGGGACATCACTACATATCCTACAGACCTTAAAAGGATAATaagggactcttttttttttttttttccaatagagggtcttgctctgtcacccaggctagagtgcagtggggcaatcatggctcactgcagcttcaacatcttaggctcaagtgatcctcctacctcagctttctgactagctgggatgtgaggcacacgccaccaaacccggttaatttaaatttttctttgtagagatggggtctctctacaTCTGGTCTTTagttctggtcttgaactcctgggctcacatgatccacccaggTAATAAGGGACTATTATGAACAACCATCTATCAACAAATTCGACAACTTGATGAAATAGACAAactccttgaaagacacaaatgaCCAAAGCAGacccaagaagaaagaaaggtgacATGAATAGCACTGGTACCTATGAAAGAAACTGAATCTAGCCTTAGGAAATTCTAGAAAGGGCAAAATGAGACTCGGGGGAGGTGATTAACCGCAAAGATTAACTTTCCCTTTTTGGGCAATATTACTGCTCTCTATATATTAATAGATTATGAACTTGAATTTAGACTTATGAaatccagaaaaggcaaaaatagagTCAGGGTGGAGCCTGGCTGCAAAGACATACAACAGGAGTTTTTTAGAGGAATACAAATCTCTTGATTTGGGGTGATGATTACACAACTATACGCAATCACCAAAATTCATCCAACTACAGACTTAAAATGAGTGAACTgtattatttgcaaattataccTTAACAGAGCAGGAAAAACCTTAAAGCTTGTTATTTGTTTCCGTTCTGACCATTTGTGCCAGGGTGAAATCATAATTAGTCATTAGTCATGGTTATGAACGTGGACAGTGATCATGTGATGAGCAGTATAATGCTGGCTGTGATCAAGTCATTCTCTCCCTAGCACTTCCACTCAACTCCTGGCGAAGACATTCACGTGAGTCCAAAGCAGCCTCCAGGGTTCTCATCTCATTCAGGCCAGGACCCCTAGGAAGACTCCACACTGATTCACCGCAAAGCACACTTTGGCCAGTAAGTGTACATTCGGATGCTGTGCCATCACTGGGGTGTATTCTCCTGGAAGCTGTAGTGTTGGCAAGCAATGAATAAGAACGAAGAATCCCAGCAATTGCTCTCTGCTTCTTGGTAACATGATTCAGATCTGGGCAGACAATGGGTACCGTGGGGTGGCATCTGGGATGCGGCAGGTACACTGCGAGAGCTTGCATACCAACGTTTCCTGTGGAAAAAGCAGAATCTGCTTTTGACGGAGATAAGAGGGTGCTTCTTGGACTGGCACAGGCTCTCTTAAACATAGGAGGCGATTTTGATTTGTGACCAGACATCTTTCCTGCCTCCACCCATTTGTCAGCCAGAACAGGAGGCCTTGTGTTAGACCTGGACGAACAGAATTAATGACATGAGACACAGCAGCTCTCACTCTACCCCTGAGTGTATCAACTAGAGAAGCACCAGGAGCAGGAAGCCCACTTCTGAAGTCAGCTTAGGAGATTCTCAATGCAGCGAAGAGCAAAAAGGGCACCAGCATGAGAAAGTTGAGAGAAAACTTCCCTGAGAGTGATGGCCTCACGGTATTTCCCAATAGGCAAACTGCAGGTGGGGAATATAAGGCTTGGATTTGGTTTAGAAAGATTTCTGCTAAAATAGAGAGTACTCAGTTCATAAAAGGTTAGGCCTCTGGACCTGAAAAAAGTCCATCCTAAATTCAATACTTGATAACA
This region includes:
- the SRD5A1 gene encoding 3-oxo-5-alpha-steroid 4-dehydrogenase 1 isoform X2 — protein: MISPWHKWSERKQITSFKVFPALLRSLIYPFLIREGTPMPLFPCILAIMFCTSNGYLQSRYLSHCAVYADDWMRDPRFLMGFGLWLMGMLINIHSDHILRNLRKPGDTGYKIPRGGLFEYVTAANYFGEIVEWWGYALASWSIEGAAFAFFTFCFLSGRAKGYHKWYLQNFEEYPKFRKVLIPFLF